The Salarias fasciatus chromosome 16, fSalaFa1.1, whole genome shotgun sequence sequence GATGAtctgcttcagctcctcctcgaAGCCCACCTCCAGGATCCGGTCGGCCTCGTCGATGATCAGACACTGGAGGTTCTTGAACATGAAGCCCGGCGTGTTCTGAGGGGAAACACGtccagccacaacattatgaccagctCAGGCGGGAGAGGTGTATCAATACTGAAAGATCCCCAAAGCTCATTATGTGATTAACAAGTCCCATCACCTCTCCTCTAATTTCACAAAGTATTAGTTGTGATGGTTGtgcgccctctagtggactGAACAAGCAAAAACTACTTGATTATGAGCGAGACTGTAAATATGTTGTGCTTTTCGACTCATTTTCGACTTATTTTCGTGTTTATTTTGACCTGTCACAGGAGTGGTTTCATAATaagatgaatgaaataaagaagtgtgtgttctctcaCACTTCACACCAGCTGTCTGGATTTGATATTAACCCTCATTAAGTTAAACTGTCACACATTGCCACAACTGATCATTAAACAAAATATGACTATTTCATCTTTCTAATgtgacacaaactgaaaaaatgttCAATGTGGAAACAGGAGCCACAGATTTGTGTCCACAGAGGGAACAGAGACGGATTTCAATTCAAAACGATGTTTATGTTTCACGTAAAGAAAGAAACAGCCTCTGGGCTTTCCGACAGGTTTATCAATAAAGAAATGATTGATTAACGTCATACTGAATATTCATACCTTTGGGTTAAAATTAACAGAAGTGTGagtttaaaaacacaatgtgTCAGAAATTTTGGAGATGAAACAGAAGGAAAAGACGGTACTTTAACTAGAGTTTAACCAAAAGTCCAGGAAatagaatgaatgaaagaagctGCAAAGCGAAACAGAATCtcctcagaagaggttgaataaaggcctcagtatgctcccctgTCGCAGCGACGCCGTTCCTACGCCGTGTACGTAGCACCCTACGCAGCGCCTACGCTGGGGCGTCGCATGCGCCTCCCAAAAATCGTGACTTCGCAtcgaggcgacgcgtggtgacgtgaacgccgagggctgtgattggttcgctttcgcgttgtttatagaatgaagtagatcTCACcccaaatgcttttctgatcccaacagtgcttcgggagaaatttagatccaaaattgagcggcgcacatccctacaCTGTTAGCAgggttagcactgttagcagacagggCTGTGTGTATATCCGCTCCTAagacggctttaatcgtccaaaagctcattagtttcaccaatttCATcctggtccgctcacgccactcctccacgacagcccggtgtcaccagatatgtcatatatgcagatatatgttcggtaaatgcacaaGTGTCTAGATatgtacgtctagaaatctatgtctatagatctatatctaggtaaagccggagctacggaagccgcgttgttgtgactgccagcggcttggcagaggagggcgttcccttgacgcagaagcaagatatgttcagtagcggcgtagggctgccggcgtaggaacgccgtcgcTGCGatgggggagcatactgaggcctttacgTAAGGAAACTTTTAAAGTTGCTCTTGGTTTCCGTCGCTGTGAGACTTAATGAACTGAGACAGAAACAGTGAGTCAATCATGTTGCGGGTGAAGTAAGCATATTGTTTCTATtgggagcaggtgtgtgtgagcgcgtgtgtgtctgacctgcaGGTGGTCCAGCAGGCGGCCCGGCGTGGCCACCAGGATGTTGACCCCGTTGGCCAGCTTCTGTGCCTCGGCGGAGCGGTTGCTGCCCCCCATGATGAGCCCGTACGTGTGCACGTGGTGCGTCATGAGCTCCTTCATCACGCCGTACGTCTGCATGGCCAGCTCCCGCGTGGGGGAGAGGATCACCACGCCGGTGCCTGCAGGGGGACGGGGGAGTTAGCGGGGGGGCTCTGAGGGGtgggtggagatggaggtgtgtgtgtgtgtgtgtgtgtgtgtgtgtgtgtgtgtgtgtgtgtgtgtgtgtgtgtgtgtgtgtgtgtgtgtgtgtgtgtgtgtgtgtgtgtgtgtgtgtctcaccgtTCCGGGGCATGAACTTCAGCTTGTAGATGAGCTCGATGGAGGGGATGAGGAAGGCCAGCGTCTTCCCGCTGCCCGTCTTGGCGGCCGCCAGCACGTCCCTGAAAGACGAAACACATTGACTACTGCTGACactgagaggagggggggggggggggggggggggggggggggggggggggggggggggggggggggcttgtacTCACCgtccctccagcagggggcggatGCTCTTGTGCTGGATCTCGGTCATGTGTTCGAAGCCCATCTCCTTCACTCCTTTCAGCGTGTTCTCGCTCACCAGCTCAGACAGCGAGGCGAATGACGTGTCTTCAAACGCCCCTGGAAATGCaccgaggggagggggggggtcagtcCCTCACAAGCTtttcacacactgaactctTTCTGATGcacatttgttcatttttttaagacatttttctCGCTCCGTCAAGGCTGAAAGATGCTAAACCGCTGTGAAGATcttaaacagtgaaaaacacagacagctcAAAAGGTTAAAGCAGCTAAAAGGACGACAACAGTACAAATAGGTGAAAAGCTGACACACAGTGTCCAATCAATCAattcatcaacatgctgcaggaATAAATTCAACTCTTCTTTCTGTACCTGTTAATCCAGACGGTAACTCGGGTtgatcctcatcctcctcgtcACCGTTCTCTGCACCCTGAGCTCCATCTTCCTTTGGTTTGTCATCATCAGCTCCTGAcgcctcctcatcttcctctgcttctttcacgactttaatttttttttcaactgaaagTTAaagagaaatactttttttaacttaaacaaAAATGCTCAATGCTCCATAATTGTTGTATAACActataaaaaatgttttgaagtgaATCTCATTTCTGTGTCAAAGTTTTTCTGTATTCCTGTAAGAAAATGTTTACTTATTTTATATGTGCAAGTGTTCAATCAAAATCAACAGGAGTTCATTTTCATTATTACTGCTTTAAAACACTAATATTAAATCATTCAATTTTCGATCTTTGGGAAATTTTATACTAATCAACTGTCCACAATCAGAAATGCTAAATattaatttaatatttgtatCTCTAAATGTCATAATCACATCCCAGAAAGTTTAACATATAAACAATCAAAACACTAAACATTAACTTGACGAATGTCCTCTCTCTTGAATGGTacgcattttttttaatgctaaaaATTAAGGCTCAGCACCACAGggttagaaaaaaaaccatgaatCAATCAAATTCATTAACTGCTTTGTTTAGAGTCTCTGCACAGAAGACTTATACAAAGTTGTCTGGCTGTTGTTTCCTTAtgttatttatctatttttttttaagttgaggGATTCTGTTCGTTGTCCATTGTTTTCATCATCTtggcttttctttcatttgtaactgcatCTCTGGGAGAACCAAACTGTCAGAAATTCTAAACagcctcaaataaaaaaattgatCTGCATCTAATTTTCAACTAGTAATAATAAATATTACTAATCAAACAGTGATTACTGATCACTAATtttagtgaaaacagaaacatattCTTCTTAAAGACACACGTCAACACCCTGCTTGCTCCATCAACAAGCTGTTGTCAGTGATTCAGTATATGACCAGTAACATTGGGTTTTCGATACTGTTTTCAGTGATCTAACAAACCCTGGTAGTTTACCTGgtgtttcagcagctcctggtaactttctcttcttcttttttttcttcttcttttcaggagTTTCTGTCTCTTTCGAATCATCCTCTGGTCCCCTGGCTTCTTTCTCCTCCGGATGGAGGTTTATGTCGGAGGATGAGGAGTTTTGTTCCTCCTCCAGATTGTTAGAAAGACTCACTGCAACACAGCAGTCAGAGGATGACGTACAGATGAAGTTTTCAGTAGTCCACAGACTTTCATTaagaaaacacattcaaatTCGACACATGTATTTTAGATTAATCGCGTGGTACTATACTGACTTGTTAGTAACTGTGGAAATTGTCTGAAACCAATTCTAAAGCTTCACGCCACTCTGCATGAATTAGACTTGACTGAGTATCATCATCTTCAGGAGTTAAACTCGATCTAATGAGATATTTAAAACCTTATTAGCTTTCGGATGCTAACGTTGCTAGCCGCGCGGCTAATGTCGTGTCTGTGTACATCTGAACAGGTCTGACACGAGACtcaccctcttcctcttcatcctctctttTCTGAACCTTCCTCTTTGCTTTGCGCTCTTTGTTCTTCTcgtttcttttttgtattttctttcggAGCAGTTTCATCTGCAGGTCCGCCATGTTTACGCTGGTTAAACACGTGTGTACAGCTCCGGGTGTTCAGGACCCCACGGGAGACTGTGGAGACTGCCTGAATGAAAGCCACGCACACATGTTAGACAAAAGCAGGTACattaagtaattttttttattatgtattAATTTGAGTGCAAAAAGTTGGTGTTTTAATGGCTGGTATCGAAATatacatttttgtttctttctttctttttaattttttttaaagttcagtgTCGTGGCGCTTGAAAGTGACGTCAATCGAGGCGGAAGTTAAGTCCATCCCTGTATCAACAATGGAGGATGCTGTGGTGGgaactgtgtgtctgctgtgtcttctcctctttttgctGCTCACGGACCTGGAAACGAAGCGTGTGAAAGAGGCGGTGGacagggcgaggaggagggcggaCAGGAGGAGGCTCCGGCGGCTGCTCGTAGTCCGTCTGGTCGCTGAGTTGGAGAGGATAGAAATCCGGAGGAGACGAAGGAGAAGAGTCAGTCACTTCTACAGACTTATCACCGTcattaaaatccttttaaaACATGGGGAGTCACACCGTGCTGCAAGATATATCTGAAATGTGTCGTGATGTCAAGCTTTAGCCATTTTACATGTCATCAATTTACACGACATCAATTTGGACAATCAAATGGAGCAATAATACATTATTAGATTGACTTCAACAGATcctatttcatttcattttagtatTGCATACCTAGTGCAACAAGTCAGAAGGATAAAATTAAGGAATAACGACTAACTAGCCCTAACCATTGCTGAAGGAAACTGCATagatctatcatccatccatcctgcgCAGGGTTGtggggcgctggagccaatTCCAGCTGAGGGCAGAATAcatcctggacagttcaccaaTTCCTCACAGTgcaaacgcagagagacagTCAACCGCACACACTCACTTTAACACCGAGGGACAATTTACGGTCACCAATCAACCTCacatacatgtttttggactgtgggaacaGACGAGAACATGTAAGCTCCATACAAAGGCCTGGCTGGTGTCTGAACCTGaatcttcttgctgtgaggcaagagcactaaccactgtaCCACCGAGCCTGGATCAATCATTCAatagacaaaaagaaaagtggggCAGATGAATGAATAGCCAATGCTAATCATACGTTATTAATCCCATTGGGGAGATTCGTTTTCTGTATTTGCTCATCCTGTTTCTAGGATATTCAGTAGAAGCACTGTTGCTGCAGTACTAACTTAAGTTTAGTGCTTTACTTGATCATGTGCAGATTTTATCTTGTTACATGATAGACTGATGTAATTAAAAtcagcctgtttgttttgtatacACCTGTTATTCATGGATACTTCTGTGTTTCCGTCAGTAAAATGAAGCTGAATGTTGTGTTGTGCTCAGGTGCTGCTGCGGATCCTCGCCCGGCGCTGTTCACCATGTGTTTGGACCCACAAGAGAGCCGATGAGTGGTGGACCACCGTGGTCCCGGGTTTCCGGAACCAACAGTGGATCCAGAATTTCCGGATGTCCAGAGGAACCTTCAAGTACGTCTGCTGCCGCCTGAAGCCGGCGCTGGAGAAGAGCGACACCAACTACCGGCCCTCCGTGCCTCTCGACAAGAGAGTGGCGATCGCCATCTGGAAGCTCGCCACCAACGCGGAGTACCGCAGTGCGGCGCAGCTCTTCGGTGTGGGCGTCTCCACCGCCTGCTCCTGCCTGAAGGCGTTCTGCTCGGCGGTAGAGGAGATCCTGCTGCCCGAGGTCATCCGGCTGCcggacacagagcagcagagagagctgGCTCTTCTCTTTGAGCAGCGGTTTGGTTTGCCTCACTGTGTTGGTGCTTTAGGAGGCCTACAAGTCCCGATTTTAGCCCCACGAGAAGACCGCACCAACTATTTAAACCCTGCAGGGGGGCATTCTGTGGTGCTCCAGGCTGTGGTTGATGGTACAGGCTGCTTCTGGAGTGCGTACGCAGGGCAGCCGGGCAGCCTGAGCTACGCTCATATTCTGTGTATGTCAGACCTGTGGGAGCTGGCGGAAACCTGCAAGCTGTTTTCCCAGGAGAAAAGGAACCTGTGTGGGCAGGAGGTGGGCCACTACATCCTGGGAGATGAAGCCCACCCGCTCACCGACTGGCTCCTCACGCCCTTCGCCGACGACGGGAGCCTCGGCCCGCGGCAGCTCTGCTATAACCACAAAACCGGCAGGGCGAAGGCCGTGGTGGGGGAGGCCTTCTGCAGGCtcagagggaggtggaggtgtctGCAGGAGCGCAACGACTGCAGCCCGGACAGGGTCACCTCCATGATACTGACCTGCTGCGTGCTGCATAACCTGTGTGAGCGCCGCAGGGAGCCGTACCAAGAGGAATGGGAGGCAGCACCGCCTCCCTCAGAGCAGGACAACCTGCTGGCTCCTacaccgccccctgcaggacagaCTGAAGGAGCAGTGCACCCTGAAGGAAGGACTGAActagcagcgccccctgcaggactgactgAAGGAGCAGCCCTGAGGGAAGCCTTAATGCATTATCTTAGCAACTAGCATGGGACGAGGtcaccacacacaaatccagAAACAGTGACACCATTTGGAAGCTGTTTGACAAATCTGAGTGGCTGAAAGTGATCGCTGTCGCTCAGCTGAAAACCCTGAAAGAAACAATATTCTTGCATCTTTACCATCTTAAATTTAGCACTCCACGAACAGGAAAAAAACCTCTAAGGCAGCCAACTTTCCGTCTGTGGTGGTATTCACATTGCGCTGAGTACTCTGGGCCACCGTACACTGATATTGAATCATACCtctttcaaaaaataaacaccatgtgtttttttttattacatgtaACATGTAAGTCCTAATGTTTACTGTCttatttattgactttttttgtaataaaaatcATTTCACTTCAGTCACATCCTATGGAAAGTACCTAGTGTGCTCACATCTCTCTTTTTATTGTGCTCATATCTCAATATTTTCTTAGTAAAGCAAGTTGTGCCgatgctgctgtttttgaaTGATGAAGTGTTGCTGCAGGTGTAAAGAGAAGCTGCACCAAACAAAACCGCGCCTGTCCAGTCTCCAAGACATCAtggtgaagccaaacactggagGACATGCCCACTttcacaaaacaacagcagcagcatccttcAAAAAAGCAGCTCTTAGTTTCCAACGTCTACTCTACTTTCTACAAAGACCACTGGTTTCATTTAACATGTAATCTAATCAAGAAGCTGAGAGAAGATACAGACAGTAAACTACAGGAAGCTTCAGCAGCAATAGGTTTTCTAATGACTGTGTTTTTTGATAAAGtgactttatttaaataactaaagaaaagagaagctgAGAGCACCTGCATGAAGCAACTCATCCTCAGAGATGAACTTTATCGATCCTGTAATTCAGGTCTTGATTTATTACACTGATGCTTATTTGATTCTTTCTCTGTAACTCTGAATCTTCCTCACAGTGGTTGAAACAAGGGAAGACACATTTTGAAGAGTCTAGGAGGCAAAAGTACACAGATTTAacttcaaattgaaaaaaaaaaaacaacatgattaATTCAGGTGCTTACAGAAATAAAGTATAACAACACTGTTTCTGGCCTCAAATCAGACATCTCTCGCAAGTGTAACCATTTCTGGTCAGCCTTGTTGTAGTTTTTGctttaaataactttttaataagattcatgaatttttttttttttttaatgttcaaggTTTGGTTCATTATGGATGATGATTGCAATTCTGTAGAGGAAAAGAtaaccagagacacacacacacaaacacacacacacattcacatacgTATATGGGCAGCTTGTAGTCCAATAATTTCAAAAACAACTGTTTGGATCAGGGACATGGAGAAAGCATGCAGGGACAATGTATTTGGATATATTTAAAATTAGATTAAACTAGCCAACAGGTTAATGctaatgatttattttattcactATGTCAGTTAAACCTTGAAACAAAATACTagttttaacaaagaaaaaaaaaacactttcccaGACAGTGCaactgcattttcttttaaactctAAAACTGTGCAAATTCAAAAAACTGCAAGCAACACAGCAACAcccaaacaaaacattaaaacattttcctttcagatttAGTTTTTGCTAAATGTGGAAGATGTCTGAAGAAAGGTTATTTTACCTCTTAATAGATATAAACTGATCTTTAGCGTTCTTGTTGTCAAAAGCCTGAGCTGACTCgtttttcctcttgtttccCACTGTTGTCTGAGAGCAGCTCACAATACCACCTTGTGGTGAAAAGTGGTACAGCGGAGAGGGCCAGAGTGgtcataaaaaaacagaacaccAGACTTTGAGATGAAGCAGAAACTGTAGTTTCAACACAGTTTCCTCTAGTTTATTTTAAACTGCTGCAGAAATTATGTTTTACATCCTGTCCTCCAAAAAAAGCTGCACACGCTTCTTCAAGATGCTTATATTGCAGAATGAGATAAGTTACAGTGGGTGGGCCACATGAGGAAGCAAGACGAGAGTTGAGGGCCGAGCCATGAGCTGAACTCAGAAACAATCAGCATGTTGAAATAACGAAAACACAATAATCTTAGACTTAATGTTTTGCGTCAACGATGTGCAAAgacaacaaatgaaatgaaatggcaCATTCCAACTAACAGAAAAGGAAATTATTCCTCATCAAAATCTTAATATTTAATTGATCCTCAGTAGTTCTGATCATCTGACGTTTTTGAAAGCTGAAAAGAATATGAATCTGTACAATAGTGTAGCATTTGTTTGACATTGTTTCCCTTGAAGAGTTATGATAGGAATATAATTGAAATATAGAGTAAATATATTTCTGCAATATATTAAAATTAATATTGTTTGGACAACTGTTTTTGACATATCAGAAATTAAATCTACAAAACGAAACccaatatataatatataatttaaaacatttaattttaattttttttctattcatcaGCATCATGTCAtcaacttccatccatccatccatccattttctaccgcttatccggggccgggtcgcgggggcagcagtctcagcagggatgcccagacttccctgtccccagacacttcctccagctcctctgggaggatcccaaggcgttcccaggccagccgagagacatagtctctccagcgtgtcctgggtcttccccgggtctcctcccagtgggacatgcccggaacacctccctagggaggcgtccaggaggcatcctaaacagatgtccgagccacctcagctggttcctctcgatgtggaggagtagcggctctactccgagctcctccctggtgactgagctcctcaccctatctctaagggagcgcccagccaccctacggaggaagctcatttcggccgcttgtatccgggatcttgtcctttcggtcatgacccaaagctcatgaccataggtgagggtgggaacatattgaccggtaaatcgagagcttcgcctttcggctcagctccttcttcaccacgacggaccgatacaacgactgcatcactgcagctgctgcaccgatccgcctgtcaatctcacgctccgtcccccactcgtgaacaagaccccaagatacttgaactcctccacttgggctagggtctctccaccaacctggagggggcaagccaccttcctccggtcgaggaccatggcctcggatttggaggtgctgatcctcatccctgccgcttcacactcggctgcgaaccgccccagtgcatgctgtaggtccgggttcgatgaagccaacaggacaacatcatctgcaaaaagcagagatgaaatcctgtggttcccgaaccggaccccctccggcccctggctgcacctagaaattctgtccatgaagattatgaacagaaccggtgacaaagggcagccctgccggagtccaacatgcaccgggaacaggtccgacttactgccggcaatgcggaccagactcctactccggtcatacaaagaccggacggcccttaacaaggggccccggactccgtattcccggagcaccccccacaagacaccacgagggacacggtcgaatgccttctccaaatccacaaaacacatgtggactggttgggcaaactcccacgaaccctcgagcaccctatggagggtatagagctggtccactgttccacggccaggacgaaaaccgcattgttcctcctggatccgaggttcgactatcggtcggatcctcctctccagtaccctggaatagactttcccggggaggctgaggagtgtaatccccctatcaACTTgacaattaaaatgttaaaatccaTTTAATGACGTCAAATGTGGAAACTCactattttcaaaacaacaaataatatttttgAACAGTGAAATTATATTTTACAATGTACGTCAATCTTTAATGAAGGGCTGAAGTTGTTTATGTGAACAGATTCTTCCAGGAAAACATAGAAAACAATGTTGTGGCAACTTTACAACtgcatttgtctttttaaagtgGATTCATAAACAAAGTAAGATTGTGTTGGTTTATTGGTGAACCTTAAATGAGAAATTTAATAATATAATTTGATGATAATGGGTGGGGCCCAATTGACAGCTGCTTATCCCCACCCCCATGGATGGGTAGCTCCACCCTTCTGCCGAATATATCCCTCATTGATTAGTCCCGCCTTTCTAGCTTAGATCCGCCCTCCAGCCTCATCTCTCGGCTGTAATGTCTAGGTCCGCCCTCCGCCCCGCCCTCCCCGTCGTAGCCCCGCCCTCCCGCCCCTCGCCTGTTAGCCCCGCCCTCCTCTCATAGCTCCGCTCTCGGCCCCGCCCTCCCTCATCGTCCCGGTTTTCCGCCATCTTGCCTCTcccc is a genomic window containing:
- the ddx18 gene encoding ATP-dependent RNA helicase DDX18 isoform X1, whose translation is MADLQMKLLRKKIQKRNEKNKERKAKRKVQKREDEEEEENFICTSSSDCCVAVSLSNNLEEEQNSSSSDINLHPEEKEARGPEDDSKETETPEKKKKKKKKRKLPGAAETPVEKKIKVVKEAEEDEEASGADDDKPKEDGAQGAENGDEEDEDQPELPSGLTGAFEDTSFASLSELVSENTLKGVKEMGFEHMTEIQHKSIRPLLEGRDVLAAAKTGSGKTLAFLIPSIELIYKLKFMPRNGTGVVILSPTRELAMQTYGVMKELMTHHVHTYGLIMGGSNRSAEAQKLANGVNILVATPGRLLDHLQNTPGFMFKNLQCLIIDEADRILEVGFEEELKQIIKLLPKRRQTMLFSATQTRKVEDLARISLKKEPLYVGVDDNKDNATVDGLEQGYVVCPSEKRFLLLFTFLKKNRKKKLMVFFSSCMSVKFHYELLNYIDLPVMAIHGKQKQTKRTTTFFQFCNADSGILLCTDVAARGLDIPEVDWIVQYDPPDDPKEYIHRVGRTARGIDGRGHALLILRPEELGFLRFLKQAKVPLSEFEFSWAKISDIQSQLEKLIEKNYYLHKSAQEAYKSYVRAYDSHSLKQIYSVNTLNLPMVALSFGFKVPPFVDLNVHSSKGVKMQKRGGGGGFGYQKSKNVHKSKIFKHVNKGKGDRRQFSR
- the ddx18 gene encoding ATP-dependent RNA helicase DDX18 isoform X2; translated protein: MADLQMKLLRKKIQKRNEKNKERKAKRKVQKREDEEEEVSLSNNLEEEQNSSSSDINLHPEEKEARGPEDDSKETETPEKKKKKKKKRKLPGAAETPVEKKIKVVKEAEEDEEASGADDDKPKEDGAQGAENGDEEDEDQPELPSGLTGAFEDTSFASLSELVSENTLKGVKEMGFEHMTEIQHKSIRPLLEGRDVLAAAKTGSGKTLAFLIPSIELIYKLKFMPRNGTGVVILSPTRELAMQTYGVMKELMTHHVHTYGLIMGGSNRSAEAQKLANGVNILVATPGRLLDHLQNTPGFMFKNLQCLIIDEADRILEVGFEEELKQIIKLLPKRRQTMLFSATQTRKVEDLARISLKKEPLYVGVDDNKDNATVDGLEQGYVVCPSEKRFLLLFTFLKKNRKKKLMVFFSSCMSVKFHYELLNYIDLPVMAIHGKQKQTKRTTTFFQFCNADSGILLCTDVAARGLDIPEVDWIVQYDPPDDPKEYIHRVGRTARGIDGRGHALLILRPEELGFLRFLKQAKVPLSEFEFSWAKISDIQSQLEKLIEKNYYLHKSAQEAYKSYVRAYDSHSLKQIYSVNTLNLPMVALSFGFKVPPFVDLNVHSSKGVKMQKRGGGGGFGYQKSKNVHKSKIFKHVNKGKGDRRQFSR
- the LOC115403231 gene encoding protein ANTAGONIST OF LIKE HETEROCHROMATIN PROTEIN 1-like translates to MEDAVVGTVCLLCLLLFLLLTDLETKRVKEAVDRARRRADRRRLRRLLVVRLVAELERIEIRRRRRRRVLLRILARRCSPCVWTHKRADEWWTTVVPGFRNQQWIQNFRMSRGTFKYVCCRLKPALEKSDTNYRPSVPLDKRVAIAIWKLATNAEYRSAAQLFGVGVSTACSCLKAFCSAVEEILLPEVIRLPDTEQQRELALLFEQRFGLPHCVGALGGLQVPILAPREDRTNYLNPAGGHSVVLQAVVDGTGCFWSAYAGQPGSLSYAHILCMSDLWELAETCKLFSQEKRNLCGQEVGHYILGDEAHPLTDWLLTPFADDGSLGPRQLCYNHKTGRAKAVVGEAFCRLRGRWRCLQERNDCSPDRVTSMILTCCVLHNLCERRREPYQEEWEAAPPPSEQDNLLAPTPPPAGQTEGAVHPEGRTELAAPPAGLTEGAALREALMHYLSN